A stretch of Streptomyces vietnamensis DNA encodes these proteins:
- a CDS encoding amidohydrolase family protein, producing the protein MSNERHEDPYLIISSDCHAGLPTEEYRPYLDPRFHRDFDDFLAGREARRAAMTRLGVRNEAFANKWFSDNEEGLRGGWDPAQRIKELDGDGVAAEVVFPDADAVDSQTAAPFGVGLGLSGDQDPELGMAGAKAHNRWLAEFVSANPARHCGVALLPVTADVREVVAEIHRAKESGLGALMIPSMWVDKAPYHDRRYDPVWAAAAETGMPVVTHSGAAPREEYGDHLGIYVSEVTWWPARPLWFLLWSGVFERHPGLRFGVAESGCWWLPNLLWFMDRLYLGAHGGKKLSPFAELKRPPSEYLDRQVFVCATNTKRRELAQRYEIGVDNILWGSDFPHPEGTWPDTRAWLRKTFHDIPVEETRRMLGLAAAEVFGFDVQILDPIARRIGPTPADLGQPADQAAVEASWARSREVGRHWLTDHDFPVLGVNP; encoded by the coding sequence ATGAGCAACGAGCGCCATGAGGACCCGTATCTGATCATCTCCTCCGACTGTCACGCCGGGCTGCCCACCGAGGAGTACCGGCCCTATCTCGACCCCCGCTTCCACCGGGACTTCGACGACTTCCTCGCCGGGCGCGAGGCCCGCCGGGCGGCCATGACCCGGCTCGGGGTGCGCAACGAGGCCTTCGCGAACAAGTGGTTCAGCGACAACGAGGAAGGCCTGCGCGGCGGCTGGGACCCCGCGCAGCGGATCAAGGAGCTCGACGGCGACGGGGTGGCCGCCGAGGTCGTCTTCCCCGACGCGGACGCCGTCGACAGCCAGACCGCCGCGCCCTTCGGCGTCGGCCTCGGGCTCTCCGGCGACCAGGACCCGGAGCTCGGCATGGCGGGCGCGAAGGCGCACAACCGCTGGCTCGCCGAGTTCGTCTCCGCCAACCCGGCCCGGCACTGCGGGGTCGCCCTCCTGCCCGTCACCGCCGACGTCCGCGAGGTCGTCGCCGAGATCCACCGGGCCAAGGAGTCCGGGCTCGGCGCGCTCATGATCCCCTCCATGTGGGTGGACAAGGCCCCCTACCACGACCGGCGTTACGACCCGGTGTGGGCGGCGGCCGCCGAGACCGGCATGCCGGTCGTCACCCACTCCGGGGCGGCGCCGCGCGAGGAGTACGGCGACCACCTCGGGATCTACGTCTCCGAGGTCACCTGGTGGCCGGCCAGGCCGCTGTGGTTCCTGCTCTGGTCGGGCGTCTTCGAGCGCCACCCGGGCCTGCGGTTCGGGGTCGCCGAGTCCGGCTGCTGGTGGCTGCCGAACCTGCTCTGGTTCATGGACCGGCTCTACCTGGGCGCGCACGGCGGCAAGAAGCTGTCCCCGTTCGCGGAGCTGAAGCGGCCGCCGAGCGAGTACCTGGACCGGCAGGTCTTCGTCTGCGCCACCAACACCAAGCGGCGCGAGCTCGCGCAGCGGTACGAGATCGGCGTCGACAACATCCTGTGGGGCTCGGACTTCCCGCACCCGGAGGGGACCTGGCCCGACACGCGCGCGTGGCTGCGGAAGACGTTCCACGACATCCCGGTCGAGGAGACCCGGCGGATGCTCGGTCTCGCCGCCGCCGAGGTCTTCGGATTCGATGTCCAAATATTGGATCCGATAGCCCGTCGCATCGGCCCCACCCCCGCCGACCTCGGCCAGCCCGCCGACCAGGCCGCCGTCGAGGCCTCCTGGGCCCGCTCGCGCGAGGTGGGCCGCCACTGGCTCACCGACCACGACTTCCCGGTCCTGGGGGTGAACCCGTGA
- a CDS encoding amidohydrolase family protein yields MTDRYTVVSADCHAGADLLDYKPYLEKKHHDDFDAWAATYVNPYEDLLADTADRNWNSQRRLRELEADGIVAEVVFPNTIPPFFPKASLMAQPPTRAEYERRWAGLQAHNRWLADFCADAPGRRAGVAQILLNDVDAAVAEIRRAREAGLTGGILLPGVPPGSPVPELYSEAYDPIWAVCAELDVPVNHHGGSASPPLGDEPAARAVFMVETTWFSHRALWHLIFGGAFRRHPGLKLVLTEQGSGWIPGVLQMLDYYHDRLVAASTKASTAESKFGAGLAESMGKGPGEVWRDNCFVGASFMRPHEVPLRDRIGLDKIMWGSDYPHDEGTTPYSREGLRIAYAGLPREEVAAMVGGNAARVYGFDLALLDGLAAVHGPSVEEIGRPLEKVPEGATSPAFAPGGSVRVW; encoded by the coding sequence GTGACCGACCGCTACACGGTCGTCTCCGCCGACTGCCACGCGGGCGCCGACCTCCTCGACTACAAGCCGTACCTGGAGAAGAAGCACCACGACGACTTCGACGCCTGGGCGGCCACCTACGTCAACCCGTACGAGGACCTCCTCGCCGACACCGCCGACCGCAACTGGAACTCGCAGCGCCGGTTGCGCGAGCTGGAGGCGGACGGCATCGTCGCCGAGGTCGTCTTCCCCAACACCATCCCGCCGTTCTTCCCCAAGGCCTCCCTGATGGCCCAGCCGCCCACCCGCGCCGAGTACGAGCGGCGCTGGGCCGGGCTCCAGGCGCACAACCGCTGGCTGGCCGACTTCTGCGCGGACGCCCCGGGACGCAGGGCGGGCGTGGCGCAGATCCTGCTCAACGACGTGGACGCGGCGGTCGCGGAGATCCGCCGCGCCCGCGAGGCCGGACTCACCGGGGGCATCCTGCTGCCCGGTGTCCCGCCGGGCTCGCCCGTGCCCGAGCTGTACTCGGAGGCGTACGACCCGATCTGGGCCGTCTGCGCCGAGCTCGACGTGCCGGTCAACCACCACGGCGGCTCCGCGTCGCCGCCGCTGGGCGACGAACCGGCCGCCCGGGCGGTGTTCATGGTGGAGACCACCTGGTTCTCCCACCGGGCCCTGTGGCACCTGATCTTCGGCGGCGCGTTCCGGCGCCACCCGGGGCTCAAACTGGTCCTGACCGAGCAGGGTTCGGGCTGGATCCCCGGCGTCCTCCAGATGCTGGACTACTACCACGACCGCCTGGTCGCGGCCTCGACGAAGGCCTCGACCGCGGAGTCGAAGTTCGGCGCGGGTCTGGCGGAGTCCATGGGCAAGGGCCCCGGAGAGGTCTGGCGGGACAACTGCTTCGTCGGCGCGAGCTTCATGCGCCCCCACGAGGTGCCGCTGCGCGACCGGATCGGCCTCGACAAGATCATGTGGGGCAGCGACTACCCGCACGACGAGGGCACCACCCCGTACTCCCGCGAAGGCCTCCGCATCGCCTACGCGGGACTCCCGAGGGAGGAGGTCGCCGCCATGGTCGGCGGGAACGCGGCCCGCGTCTACGGCTTCGACCTCGCCCTCCTCGACGGCCTCGCCGCCGTCCACGGCCCGTCCGTCGAGGAGATCGGCCGGCCCCTGGAGAAGGTCCCCGAGGGGGCGACGAGCCCGGCGTTCGCCCCGGGCGGGTCGGTCCGCGTCTGGTGA
- the amaP gene encoding alkaline shock response membrane anchor protein AmaP, protein MTVVLRRVNRVLLGLAGLLLVVVGGAVLAAALDAPVPSWWPWSGPDDVLLTTAQRQRWRDESWWWPAVIAALGLVVLLALWWFLAQFRRARLREVLVDTGDGEEAVLRGRALEGVLEADAAAQEGVARAKVALTGRRAAPKTRIRLLLEPHASPGDALTVLSTEALAHARTSTGLPALPTEARLRAVKHRARRVA, encoded by the coding sequence GTGACCGTGGTCCTCCGGCGCGTCAACCGCGTCCTGCTCGGGCTCGCCGGGCTGCTCCTCGTCGTCGTCGGCGGCGCCGTCCTCGCCGCCGCCCTCGACGCGCCCGTACCGTCCTGGTGGCCCTGGTCCGGCCCCGACGACGTGCTCCTCACCACCGCACAGCGGCAGCGCTGGCGGGACGAGAGCTGGTGGTGGCCGGCGGTCATCGCCGCCCTCGGGCTCGTCGTCCTGCTCGCCCTGTGGTGGTTCCTCGCCCAGTTCCGCCGGGCCCGGCTCCGCGAGGTCCTCGTGGACACCGGCGACGGCGAGGAGGCGGTGCTGCGCGGCCGGGCCCTGGAGGGCGTCCTGGAGGCGGACGCGGCCGCGCAGGAGGGCGTGGCCCGGGCCAAGGTCGCCCTCACGGGCCGCCGGGCCGCCCCCAAGACCCGGATCCGGCTCCTCCTGGAGCCGCACGCCTCCCCGGGCGACGCCCTGACCGTGCTCAGCACCGAGGCCCTCGCCCACGCCCGTACGTCGACGGGCCTGCCCGCACTGCCCACCGAGGCGCGGCTGCGAGCGGTGAAGCACCGCGCCCGCAGGGTCGCCTGA
- a CDS encoding acetoacetate decarboxylase family protein → MARVRYGARSDAEAAAARERSAKLPDIWSTGVVAVWETDPDVVAAVLPPPLKPTARPLVRANISKVDLPGYPLGAGSVAVAAAHGDREGWYPLVMPMTHERALIGGREVFGEPKKLGEVTVERDGLVVRAALARHGIAFVEVRGAVSETLPPPEPVEKTDFYFKFLPGVEGTGFDADPVLVHCVRNEKVRKLERITGDVVLRESMYDPVADLPVRRLVEITIGEKTTDQKGTVAERVSARDLLPFVHQRYDDPLQILDGPPEGSV, encoded by the coding sequence ATGGCACGAGTACGGTACGGGGCGCGCAGCGACGCGGAGGCGGCGGCGGCCCGCGAACGGTCCGCCAAGCTCCCCGACATCTGGTCCACCGGTGTGGTCGCCGTCTGGGAGACCGACCCGGACGTCGTGGCGGCGGTCCTGCCGCCCCCGCTGAAGCCCACCGCGCGCCCCCTCGTGCGCGCCAACATCAGCAAGGTCGACCTGCCCGGCTATCCGCTCGGCGCCGGCTCGGTGGCCGTGGCCGCCGCCCACGGCGACCGCGAGGGCTGGTACCCGCTGGTCATGCCGATGACCCACGAGCGGGCCCTGATCGGCGGGCGCGAGGTCTTCGGCGAGCCGAAGAAGCTGGGCGAGGTCACCGTAGAGCGCGACGGGCTCGTGGTGCGCGCCGCCCTCGCCCGGCACGGCATCGCCTTCGTGGAGGTGCGCGGCGCGGTCTCCGAGACCCTGCCGCCGCCGGAGCCCGTCGAGAAGACGGACTTCTACTTCAAGTTCCTGCCGGGCGTGGAGGGCACCGGCTTCGACGCCGACCCCGTCCTCGTCCACTGCGTGCGCAACGAGAAGGTGCGCAAGCTGGAGCGGATCACCGGCGACGTGGTCCTGCGCGAGTCCATGTACGACCCGGTCGCCGACCTCCCCGTCCGTCGGCTCGTCGAGATCACGATCGGCGAGAAGACCACCGACCAGAAGGGCACGGTCGCCGAGCGCGTCTCCGCCCGGGACCTGCTGCCCTTCGTGCACCAGCGGTACGACGACCCGCTCCAGATCCTCGACGGACCCCCGGAAGGAAGCGTCTGA
- a CDS encoding DEDDh family exonuclease — translation MTVLDDRTTAAMWPAAYPQGYAVVDVETTGLARDDRIVSAAVYRLDAQGNVEDHWYTLVNPERDPGPVWIHGLTSDVLEGAPLFPEIAAEFAARLDGRVLVAHNAMFDWQMIAREYARAESAAPVRQRLCTIALAKELSLPLPNHKLESLAAHFGVVQQRAHNALDDARVLAEAFRPSLHAAAERNVRLPLLECRPLTEWASAPAQPRTGGQSSYRAGSWRPSRKRPPCPYPNPGRYESDKPLKQGMRVAFSGDTSVDRELLEDRTVEAGLHVATSVSRLTSLLVTNDPDAATSKTLKARSFGTPVVDEAAYTQLLRDVSPADG, via the coding sequence ATGACCGTGCTTGACGACCGTACGACAGCAGCGATGTGGCCGGCCGCCTACCCGCAGGGGTACGCGGTGGTCGACGTGGAGACCACCGGACTCGCCCGCGACGACCGGATAGTCTCCGCTGCCGTCTACCGGCTGGACGCCCAGGGGAACGTCGAGGACCACTGGTACACGCTCGTCAACCCCGAGCGCGACCCCGGTCCGGTCTGGATCCACGGCCTGACCAGCGACGTCCTGGAGGGCGCGCCGCTCTTCCCGGAGATCGCGGCGGAATTCGCGGCGCGCCTCGACGGCCGGGTGCTCGTCGCGCACAACGCGATGTTCGACTGGCAGATGATCGCCCGGGAGTACGCGCGCGCGGAGTCCGCCGCGCCGGTGCGCCAGCGGCTGTGCACGATCGCGCTCGCCAAGGAGCTGTCGCTGCCGCTGCCCAACCACAAGCTGGAGTCGCTCGCCGCGCACTTCGGCGTCGTGCAGCAGCGCGCGCACAACGCGCTCGACGACGCGCGGGTGCTCGCCGAGGCCTTCCGGCCCAGCCTGCACGCGGCGGCCGAGCGGAACGTACGGCTGCCGCTCCTGGAGTGCCGGCCGCTGACCGAGTGGGCCTCGGCGCCCGCGCAGCCGCGGACCGGCGGGCAGTCCTCCTACCGGGCGGGCAGCTGGCGCCCCTCGCGGAAGCGCCCGCCGTGCCCGTACCCCAACCCCGGACGCTACGAGTCGGACAAACCGCTCAAGCAGGGCATGCGGGTGGCCTTCTCCGGCGACACGTCCGTCGACCGCGAGCTCCTGGAGGACCGCACCGTCGAGGCCGGCCTCCACGTCGCCACCAGCGTCTCCCGGCTGACCAGCCTCCTCGTCACCAACGACCCGGACGCCGCCACCTCCAAGACCCTCAAGGCCAGGTCCTTCGGCACCCCGGTCGTCGACGAGGCCGCCTACACCCAGCTGCTGCGGGACGTGAGCCCGGCAGACGGGTGA
- a CDS encoding SDR family NAD(P)-dependent oxidoreductase: MELREGQVAVVTGAASGIGLAMARRFAAEGLAVVLGDVERGALEQAAEELMAGGAQVLARTVDVSDPDEVRAFADAAYDTFGAVHVLCNNAGVGSGAEGRMWEHEPNDWKWAFSVNVWGVFHGIQAFVPRMLAGGEPGHVVNTSSGDGGIAPLPTASVYAVTKAAVVTMTESLYAHLKAEHARVGASVLFPGPHMLRTGLWESHRNRPERYAKQRPRKTPYRSLDQYEAAMKEAGHEVTFTPVEEVAEHVVDGIRADRFWMLPESEHSDRQIKARSRSMLDRANPSYLENFILD; the protein is encoded by the coding sequence ATGGAGCTGCGTGAGGGACAGGTCGCCGTCGTCACGGGCGCGGCGAGCGGCATCGGCCTCGCGATGGCCCGCCGCTTCGCCGCCGAGGGCCTCGCCGTCGTCCTCGGGGACGTCGAGCGCGGCGCCCTCGAACAGGCCGCCGAGGAGCTGATGGCGGGCGGGGCGCAGGTCCTCGCCCGGACGGTCGACGTCTCCGACCCCGACGAGGTACGGGCGTTCGCGGACGCCGCGTACGACACCTTCGGCGCCGTCCACGTCCTCTGCAACAACGCGGGCGTCGGCTCCGGCGCCGAGGGCCGCATGTGGGAGCACGAGCCCAACGACTGGAAGTGGGCCTTCTCCGTCAACGTCTGGGGCGTCTTCCACGGCATCCAGGCCTTCGTCCCGCGCATGCTCGCGGGCGGCGAACCCGGCCACGTCGTGAACACCTCCTCGGGCGACGGCGGCATCGCCCCGCTGCCCACCGCCTCCGTGTACGCGGTCACCAAGGCGGCCGTCGTCACCATGACCGAGTCGCTGTACGCGCACCTGAAGGCCGAGCACGCGCGCGTGGGCGCCTCCGTCCTCTTCCCGGGCCCGCACATGCTCCGCACCGGCCTCTGGGAGTCGCACCGCAACCGGCCCGAGCGGTACGCCAAGCAGCGGCCGCGGAAGACCCCGTACCGCAGCCTCGACCAGTACGAGGCCGCGATGAAGGAGGCCGGCCACGAGGTGACCTTCACGCCGGTCGAGGAGGTCGCCGAGCACGTCGTCGACGGCATCCGCGCCGACCGCTTCTGGATGCTGCCGGAGAGCGAGCACAGCGACCGCCAGATCAAGGCGCGCTCGCGGTCCATGCTCGACCGCGCCAACCCGTCGTACCTGGAGAACTTCATCCTCGACTGA
- a CDS encoding TetR/AcrR family transcriptional regulator, whose product MARSALTRDEVLDTAAALVREHGPDALTMRRLAAELGTAVTSIYWHVGNRESLLDALVARTVADLGTIRPRGATPAERIVSVARALRRALRERPHLVAMVHERGLTERMFLPAQRALVHEAHAAGLRGAQAARAVRAVQFQVVGYVLVERNRERAPAQSPAEEELWRGEDAEADGPLARALAAPIDTERLFADSVRALVEGLLAGARSGIPE is encoded by the coding sequence ATGGCACGCTCCGCGCTGACCCGCGACGAGGTCCTGGACACCGCGGCCGCCCTGGTGAGGGAGCACGGCCCGGACGCGCTCACGATGCGCCGGCTCGCCGCCGAGCTCGGCACCGCGGTCACCTCGATCTACTGGCACGTCGGCAACCGCGAGTCGCTCCTCGACGCCCTCGTCGCCCGCACGGTCGCCGACCTCGGCACGATCCGCCCCCGGGGCGCGACCCCGGCCGAGCGGATCGTCTCGGTGGCCCGCGCGCTGCGCCGCGCCCTGCGCGAGCGCCCGCACCTGGTGGCGATGGTCCACGAGCGGGGTCTCACGGAACGCATGTTCCTGCCGGCCCAGCGGGCCCTGGTCCACGAGGCGCACGCGGCGGGGCTGCGCGGGGCGCAGGCCGCGCGGGCCGTCCGCGCCGTGCAGTTCCAGGTCGTCGGCTACGTCCTGGTGGAGCGCAACCGGGAGCGGGCCCCGGCCCAGTCCCCCGCCGAGGAGGAGCTGTGGCGCGGGGAGGACGCCGAGGCCGACGGGCCCCTCGCGCGCGCCCTGGCCGCGCCGATCGACACCGAGCGGCTCTTCGCCGACTCCGTACGGGCCCTGGTGGAGGGCCTGCTCGCCGGCGCCCGGAGTGGGATCCCGGAGTGA
- a CDS encoding glycoside hydrolase family 15 protein → MTQRIDDYALIGDLQTAALIGRDGSVDWLCLPRFDSAACFAALLGDENNGHWTLAPKGATTCTTRRYAEDTLVLETYWETRTGTVKVVDFMPQRDKAPDLMRIVEGVSGSVEMTSVLRLRFDYGSIVPWVRRADGHRVAIAGPDSVWLRSEPHVKTWGQQFSTQSAFTVAAGEKVAFVLTWHPSHEPRPDLVDPFEALEQCLADWREWTARCTYRGPYRETVLRSLITLKALTYAPTGGIMAAPTTSLPEELGGVRNWDYRACWLRDSSLTLGALLAAGYEEEACAWRDWLLRSVAGDPADLQIMYGPAGERRLPETSLPWLRGYADSAPVRTGNAAVDQLQLDVYGEVMDSLHRAREAGIPAERHAWNLQLSLLGFLESTWREPDEGLWEVRGPRRHFTHSKVMAWVAADRAVRTLEADPSLPGDAGRWRAMRDEIHAQVCERAYDPVRNTFTQAYGSSELDAATLLIPQVGFLPPDDPRVVGTVDAVRAELTHDGFLRRYSPARGTGTAAVDGLPGQEGTFLVCSFWLADALRLTGRPEEARELFERLVTLTNDVGLLAEEYDPVARRQLGNFPQAFSHIGLVGTALALAAEETAG, encoded by the coding sequence GTGACGCAACGTATCGACGACTACGCCCTCATCGGCGATCTCCAGACCGCCGCGCTCATCGGCCGCGACGGGTCGGTCGACTGGCTGTGTCTGCCCCGCTTCGACTCCGCCGCCTGCTTCGCCGCCCTCCTCGGCGACGAGAACAACGGCCACTGGACCCTCGCGCCCAAGGGCGCCACCACCTGCACCACCCGCCGCTACGCCGAGGACACCCTCGTCCTGGAGACCTACTGGGAGACCCGTACGGGCACCGTCAAGGTCGTCGACTTCATGCCCCAGCGGGACAAGGCCCCCGACCTGATGCGGATCGTGGAGGGGGTCAGCGGCAGCGTCGAGATGACCTCCGTGCTGCGGCTCCGCTTCGACTACGGCTCGATCGTGCCCTGGGTGCGCAGGGCCGACGGCCACCGCGTCGCGATCGCCGGACCCGACTCGGTCTGGCTGCGCAGCGAGCCGCACGTGAAGACCTGGGGCCAGCAGTTCTCCACCCAGTCCGCCTTCACCGTCGCCGCCGGCGAGAAGGTGGCCTTCGTGCTGACCTGGCACCCCTCGCACGAGCCCCGCCCCGACCTCGTCGACCCCTTCGAGGCCCTGGAGCAGTGCCTCGCGGACTGGCGGGAGTGGACGGCCCGCTGCACCTACCGGGGCCCCTACCGGGAGACGGTGCTGCGCTCCCTGATCACCCTCAAGGCGCTCACGTACGCCCCCACCGGCGGGATCATGGCCGCCCCCACCACCTCCCTGCCGGAGGAGCTCGGCGGCGTGCGGAACTGGGACTACCGCGCCTGCTGGCTGCGCGACTCCTCCCTCACCCTCGGCGCGCTGCTCGCCGCCGGATACGAGGAGGAGGCCTGCGCCTGGCGGGACTGGCTGCTGCGCTCCGTCGCGGGCGACCCCGCCGACCTGCAGATCATGTACGGCCCCGCCGGAGAGCGCCGGCTGCCCGAGACGAGCCTGCCGTGGCTGCGCGGCTACGCCGACTCGGCGCCGGTCCGGACCGGGAACGCGGCCGTGGACCAGTTGCAGCTCGACGTGTACGGCGAGGTCATGGACTCCCTCCACCGCGCGCGTGAGGCCGGGATCCCGGCCGAGCGGCACGCCTGGAACCTCCAGCTGAGCCTGCTCGGCTTCCTGGAGTCCACCTGGCGGGAGCCCGACGAGGGCCTGTGGGAGGTCCGCGGGCCCCGCCGCCACTTCACCCACTCGAAGGTGATGGCCTGGGTCGCCGCCGACCGCGCGGTCCGCACCCTGGAGGCCGACCCCTCGCTGCCGGGGGACGCGGGGCGGTGGCGGGCGATGCGGGACGAGATCCACGCCCAGGTGTGCGAGCGGGCGTACGACCCCGTGCGGAACACCTTCACCCAGGCGTACGGCTCGTCCGAGCTGGACGCCGCCACCCTCCTCATCCCGCAGGTCGGCTTCCTGCCGCCGGACGACCCCCGGGTGGTGGGGACCGTGGACGCCGTACGGGCGGAGCTGACGCACGACGGGTTCCTGCGCCGGTACAGCCCTGCCCGCGGCACCGGCACAGCGGCCGTGGACGGGCTGCCGGGACAGGAGGGGACCTTCCTGGTCTGCTCGTTCTGGCTGGCGGACGCGCTGCGCCTCACCGGGCGCCCGGAGGAGGCGCGCGAGCTCTTCGAGCGGCTCGTCACGCTCACCAACGACGTGGGGCTCCTCGCGGAGGAGTACGACCCGGTGGCGCGGCGTCAGCTGGGGAACTTCCCGCAGGCGTTCAGCCACATCGGACTCGTCGGGACCGCCTTGGCGCTCGCCGCCGAGGAGACGGCAGGATAG
- a CDS encoding SURF1 family protein, translating into MYRFLLSRQWVILTLVALVLVPTMIELGFWQFHRHEHRVAQNALIADNLKAKPLPVEELTSPGHTVPRADYWRQVTATGTFDTAHEVVVRRRTSSDDQVGVHILTPLVLRDGKVVLVNRGWIPAAADQHSFPQVPPAPKGEVTVTGRLQADETTGASGIKDLKGLPDRQVMLISSRQQAELIGREVLGGYLEQTAPEPAGGTPELIPEPDHDSIGPHMAYAVQWWLFAAGVPVGWVILVRREKRDRAAQTTASDVPASPAPATAEA; encoded by the coding sequence GTGTACCGCTTCCTGTTGTCCCGGCAGTGGGTGATCCTCACCCTCGTCGCCCTCGTCCTCGTCCCGACGATGATCGAGCTGGGCTTCTGGCAGTTCCACCGGCACGAACACCGGGTCGCCCAGAACGCCCTGATCGCGGACAACCTCAAGGCGAAGCCGCTCCCGGTCGAGGAGCTCACCTCCCCCGGTCACACCGTCCCGCGCGCCGACTACTGGCGCCAGGTCACCGCCACCGGCACCTTCGACACCGCCCACGAGGTGGTCGTCCGCCGCCGCACCTCCTCCGACGACCAGGTGGGCGTGCACATCCTGACCCCGCTGGTCCTGCGCGACGGCAAGGTCGTCCTGGTCAACCGCGGCTGGATCCCGGCCGCCGCCGACCAGCACTCCTTCCCGCAGGTGCCGCCCGCCCCCAAGGGCGAGGTGACGGTCACCGGCCGGCTCCAGGCGGACGAGACGACGGGCGCCAGCGGCATCAAGGACCTCAAGGGCCTGCCGGACCGCCAGGTCATGCTCATCAGCAGCCGGCAGCAGGCCGAGCTCATCGGCCGCGAGGTGCTCGGCGGCTACCTGGAGCAGACCGCGCCCGAGCCGGCCGGCGGCACCCCCGAGCTGATCCCCGAGCCGGACCACGACTCGATCGGCCCGCACATGGCGTACGCGGTGCAGTGGTGGCTCTTCGCCGCCGGGGTGCCCGTCGGCTGGGTGATCCTGGTGCGCCGGGAGAAGCGCGACCGGGCGGCCCAGACCACCGCCTCCGACGTCCCCGCGTCCCCGGCACCCGCGACCGCCGAGGCGTAG
- a CDS encoding SDR family oxidoreductase — translation MDLGLKDRVYVVTGATRGLGRASAEALLAEGAKVLITGREEKTVADAVAELGEGAAGVAADNADPGTPARLIAEARARFGGFDGILISVGGPAPGFAADNTDEEWAAAFDTVFLGAVRLARAAAETLTEGGVIGFVLSGSVHEPIPGLTISNGLRPGLAGFAKSLSNDLGPRGIRVVGLLPSRIDTDRVRSLDALSGDADAARAANELTIPLRRYGTPEEFGNTAAFLLSPAASYLTGLMLPVDGGARSGF, via the coding sequence ATGGATCTGGGACTGAAGGACCGTGTGTACGTGGTGACCGGTGCGACGCGGGGGCTCGGCCGTGCCTCCGCCGAGGCGCTGCTCGCTGAGGGCGCGAAGGTGCTGATCACCGGGCGCGAGGAGAAGACGGTCGCCGACGCGGTGGCCGAACTGGGCGAGGGCGCGGCCGGTGTCGCCGCCGACAACGCCGACCCGGGGACCCCGGCCCGGCTGATCGCCGAGGCGCGGGCCCGGTTCGGCGGCTTCGACGGCATCCTGATCAGCGTCGGCGGCCCGGCGCCCGGCTTCGCCGCGGACAACACCGACGAGGAGTGGGCGGCCGCCTTCGACACGGTCTTCCTGGGTGCGGTACGGCTGGCCCGCGCGGCCGCCGAGACGCTCACCGAGGGCGGGGTCATCGGCTTCGTCCTGTCCGGCTCCGTCCACGAGCCGATCCCCGGCCTGACCATCTCCAACGGGCTGCGCCCGGGGCTCGCCGGCTTCGCCAAGTCGCTCTCCAACGACCTCGGCCCGCGCGGGATCCGGGTCGTCGGCCTGCTGCCGAGCCGGATCGACACCGACCGGGTCCGCTCCCTGGACGCGCTCTCCGGCGACGCGGACGCGGCCCGCGCGGCGAACGAGCTCACGATCCCGCTGCGCCGCTACGGCACCCCGGAGGAGTTCGGGAACACGGCGGCCTTCCTGCTCTCGCCGGCCGCCTCGTACCTGACGGGCCTGATGCTGCCGGTGGACGGCGGGGCGCGCTCGGGGTTCTGA
- a CDS encoding VIT1/CCC1 transporter family protein has product MTSPPVPDKAHDEAHGGGLGSRLNWLRAAVLGANDGVVSTAGLVVGVAGATEDRAALLTAGLSGLLAGSMSMAAGEYVSVSSQRDSEKAALAQEKRELREQPEAELAELTALLAARGLSPEVAREAAEQLTARDALRAHARVELGIDPDALTNPWHAAGASFLAFTVGALLPLLAIVLPPASARLWVTVLSVLAALTLTGWWSARLGAAPTGPAILRNAAGGALAMAVTYGAGSLLGAAGV; this is encoded by the coding sequence GTGACGTCACCCCCCGTACCGGACAAAGCGCACGACGAGGCCCACGGCGGTGGCCTCGGCTCCCGTCTCAACTGGCTCCGGGCGGCCGTGCTCGGAGCCAACGACGGCGTCGTCTCCACCGCCGGCCTCGTCGTCGGCGTCGCCGGCGCCACCGAGGACCGGGCCGCCCTGCTCACGGCCGGCCTCTCGGGGCTGCTCGCCGGCTCGATGTCGATGGCGGCGGGGGAGTACGTCTCGGTGTCCAGCCAGCGCGACTCCGAGAAGGCCGCGCTCGCCCAGGAGAAGCGCGAACTGCGCGAACAGCCGGAGGCCGAACTCGCCGAACTCACCGCCCTGCTCGCCGCCCGCGGCCTCTCCCCGGAGGTGGCCCGCGAGGCCGCCGAACAGCTCACCGCCCGCGACGCGCTCCGCGCCCACGCGCGCGTGGAGCTCGGCATCGACCCCGACGCCCTCACCAACCCCTGGCACGCCGCCGGCGCCAGCTTCCTCGCCTTCACCGTCGGCGCCCTCCTCCCGCTCCTCGCGATCGTCCTCCCGCCGGCCTCCGCCCGTCTCTGGGTCACGGTCCTCTCCGTCCTCGCGGCCCTCACCCTCACCGGCTGGTGGAGCGCCCGCCTCGGCGCCGCCCCCACGGGCCCGGCGATCCTCCGCAACGCGGCGGGCGGCGCCCTCGCTATGGCCGTCACCTACGGCGCGGGCTCCCTGCTGGGAGCGGCGGGGGTCTGA